In Fusobacterium perfoetens, the following are encoded in one genomic region:
- a CDS encoding ribonucleoside-diphosphate reductase subunit alpha, whose protein sequence is MRQVINRAGIKEDLDITKIREKLTRACEGLEVNMIELESCIDSIYQENITTKKIQESLINQAVAMTSFEESDWTYAAGRLLMMETEREVFHKRGFSYGNLYKTITLLTEKGIYDKRLLEYTEEDIKELEKAVDTSRDMMYDYAGANMFVNRYLLKHEGKIYELPQEVFMCISMLLALNEKNKVEVAKRFYNALSLKKISLATPILANLRIPKGNLSSCFITAMDDNIESIFYNIDTIAKISKNGGGAGLNISRIRAKNSMVNGYYNASGGVVPWIKIINDTAVAVNQQGRRAGAVTVALDSWHLDIETFLELQTENGDQRGKAYDIYPQVVISDLFMKRVENNLSWTLVDPFEIRKKYNVELCELYGEEFEKIYSLIEQDNSLELKKVIKARELFKEIMKVQIETGMPYLFFKDRANLVNHNRHTGMIGNGNLCMESFSNFSPSKNFREENIENKGVRTVDLGEVHTCNLVSMNLAEILREELPDIIDTAVRILDNTIDLTKTPVKESDRHNFLYRAIGTGTMGLADYLAREFMIYEESLNDIDELFEEIALYAIKSSALLAKERGTYPLFKNSDWDKGIFFQKNREWYINNSKFSEKWNEVFDLVKKYGMRNGELTAVAPNTSTSLLMGACASVNPAFSRFFIEKNQKGAVPRVVKYLKDRSWFYPEFKNVNPEFYVKVMSRIGKWTTQGVSMELIFDLNKNIKAKDIYNTLMTAWKEGCKSVYYIRTIQKNTNIMNDKEECESCSG, encoded by the coding sequence ATGAGACAAGTTATAAATAGAGCTGGGATAAAAGAAGATCTTGATATAACAAAAATAAGAGAAAAACTTACAAGAGCCTGTGAAGGACTTGAAGTAAATATGATTGAACTTGAAAGCTGTATAGATTCAATATACCAAGAGAATATAACTACTAAAAAAATTCAGGAGTCTCTTATAAATCAAGCTGTTGCTATGACAAGCTTTGAGGAAAGTGACTGGACTTATGCAGCAGGACGCCTTCTTATGATGGAAACAGAAAGAGAAGTTTTCCACAAAAGAGGTTTTTCATATGGAAATTTATATAAAACAATAACTCTTTTAACAGAAAAAGGAATATATGATAAAAGGCTTCTTGAATATACAGAAGAAGATATAAAGGAACTTGAAAAAGCAGTTGATACTTCAAGAGATATGATGTATGACTATGCTGGGGCAAATATGTTTGTCAACAGATATCTTTTAAAGCATGAAGGAAAAATATATGAACTTCCTCAGGAAGTTTTTATGTGTATTTCCATGCTTCTTGCATTAAATGAAAAAAATAAAGTTGAAGTAGCAAAAAGATTCTACAATGCTCTTTCACTAAAGAAGATATCTCTTGCAACTCCTATCCTTGCAAATTTAAGGATTCCAAAAGGAAATCTTTCTTCATGTTTTATTACTGCTATGGACGACAACATTGAATCTATATTCTACAATATAGATACTATTGCCAAAATAAGTAAAAATGGAGGAGGAGCAGGACTTAATATATCAAGAATAAGGGCTAAAAACTCAATGGTAAATGGATATTACAATGCCAGTGGAGGTGTTGTTCCTTGGATAAAAATAATAAACGATACAGCTGTTGCTGTAAACCAGCAGGGAAGAAGAGCAGGAGCAGTTACTGTTGCTCTTGATTCATGGCATCTTGATATAGAAACATTCCTTGAACTTCAAACTGAAAACGGAGACCAAAGGGGGAAAGCCTATGATATATACCCTCAGGTTGTAATTTCAGATCTTTTTATGAAAAGAGTTGAAAATAATCTTTCATGGACTCTTGTAGATCCTTTTGAAATTCGTAAAAAATATAATGTGGAATTATGTGAACTTTATGGAGAAGAATTTGAAAAAATATATTCTCTTATTGAACAAGATAATTCCCTTGAACTAAAAAAAGTTATTAAAGCAAGAGAACTGTTTAAAGAAATAATGAAAGTGCAGATTGAAACTGGTATGCCTTATCTTTTCTTTAAAGACAGAGCTAATCTTGTAAATCATAATAGACATACTGGAATGATAGGAAACGGGAATCTTTGCATGGAAAGTTTTTCTAATTTTTCTCCTAGTAAAAACTTTAGAGAAGAAAATATAGAAAATAAAGGTGTAAGAACAGTTGATTTAGGAGAAGTTCATACATGTAACCTTGTTTCAATGAATCTTGCTGAGATTTTAAGAGAAGAACTTCCAGATATTATTGATACTGCTGTAAGAATTCTTGATAATACAATAGATTTAACAAAAACTCCTGTTAAAGAATCTGACAGACATAACTTTTTATACAGAGCCATTGGTACAGGAACTATGGGACTTGCAGACTATCTTGCAAGAGAATTTATGATATATGAAGAATCCCTTAATGATATAGATGAGCTTTTTGAAGAAATTGCTCTTTATGCAATAAAATCATCTGCTCTTCTTGCTAAAGAAAGAGGAACATACCCATTATTTAAAAATTCAGACTGGGATAAGGGAATCTTCTTCCAAAAAAACAGAGAATGGTATATAAATAACTCAAAATTCTCTGAAAAATGGAATGAAGTTTTTGATCTTGTAAAAAAATATGGAATGCGTAATGGGGAACTTACTGCTGTTGCACCAAATACTTCTACCTCTCTTCTTATGGGAGCATGTGCTTCTGTAAATCCTGCTTTCTCAAGATTTTTTATTGAAAAAAATCAAAAAGGAGCAGTTCCGAGAGTTGTAAAATATTTAAAGGACAGATCATGGTTTTATCCTGAGTTTAAAAATGTAAATCCTGAATTTTATGTAAAAGTTATGTCAAGAATAGGAAAATGGACTACACAGGGAGTCTCTATGGAACTTATCTTTGACCTTAACAAAAATATAAAAGCCAAAGATATATATAATACTCTTATGACTGCATGGAAAGAAGGGTGCAAATCTGTTTACTACATAAGAACTATACAAAAAAATACAAATATAATGAATGATAAAGAGGAGTGTGAAAGCTGCAGTGGATAG
- a CDS encoding ribonucleotide-diphosphate reductase subunit beta yields MDRKKLFNPLGDDSLTERKIIKGDSTNIFNLNNVKYQWANHLYRTMMGNFWIPEKIDLTQDKNDYENLTDYEKKAYDGILSFLIFLDSIQTNNIPNVSDYITAPEINLVLSIQTFQEAVHSQSYQYIIESILSKETRNSIYDKWRDDKVLFERNKYIAEIYQNFLNIQSDENFAKVIIADYLLESLYFYNGFNFFYLLASRNRMMGTSDIIRLINRDELSHVVLFQQIIKEIRKENPNFFNDGTIYDMFKKAVEQEINWTNHIIGNNILGITEISTEKYTKWLANERLKAIGLKPVYEGFEKNPYKHLEKFADTEGEGNVKANFFEGTVTSYNMSSSVEGWDEF; encoded by the coding sequence GTGGATAGAAAAAAACTTTTTAATCCTCTGGGAGATGATTCTCTTACAGAAAGAAAAATCATAAAAGGAGACAGCACAAATATCTTTAATCTTAACAATGTAAAGTATCAATGGGCAAACCATCTTTACAGAACTATGATGGGAAATTTCTGGATTCCTGAAAAAATAGATTTAACACAAGATAAAAATGATTATGAAAACTTAACTGATTATGAAAAAAAAGCCTATGATGGAATACTTTCTTTCCTAATCTTTCTGGACAGTATTCAGACAAATAATATTCCAAATGTATCTGATTATATTACTGCCCCTGAAATTAATCTTGTTCTGTCTATACAGACATTTCAGGAAGCTGTGCACTCTCAGTCATATCAATATATAATAGAATCTATTCTTTCAAAAGAAACAAGAAATTCTATCTATGATAAATGGAGAGATGATAAAGTCCTTTTTGAAAGAAACAAATATATTGCAGAAATTTATCAAAATTTCTTAAATATTCAAAGTGATGAAAACTTTGCAAAAGTAATTATTGCAGATTATCTTTTAGAATCTTTATACTTCTATAATGGATTTAATTTCTTCTATCTTCTTGCAAGCAGGAACAGAATGATGGGAACATCTGATATTATAAGACTTATAAACAGAGATGAACTTTCTCATGTTGTTCTTTTCCAACAAATCATCAAAGAGATAAGAAAAGAAAATCCAAATTTCTTTAATGATGGCACTATATATGATATGTTTAAAAAAGCTGTTGAACAGGAAATTAACTGGACAAATCATATAATAGGAAATAACATTCTAGGAATTACTGAAATTTCAACTGAAAAATATACAAAATGGCTTGCTAATGAAAGACTTAAAGCTATTGGTTTAAAACCTGTGTATGAAGGTTTTGAAAAAAATCCTTACAAACATCTTGAAAAATTTGCTGATACTGAAGGAGAAGGAAATGTTAAAGCAAATTTCTTTGAAGGTACTGTTACAAGCTATAACATGAGTTCTTCTGTTGAAGGTTGGGACGAATTCTAA
- a CDS encoding MATE family efflux transporter yields MKKFNDMTKEPIKKTLILLALPIMGASFFQLAYGIVDMLWIGKLGSRAVAAVGSAAFFINLGFGLNTIIVTGAGIKVAHRLGAKKYQEADEFINTGFMMNISLFLIYFTFLFLFRNMIVRYFNFNDTGVENMAKQYLMITGIGTLFKFSNFMFVSIFNSFGDSKTPFKINCIGVIMNIFLDPIFIFVFNMGVFGAGLATMFCEGINTSLFYIYSKKYFTIKRQKKYSIEKIKDIFFLGFPNGIQRVLFTTISIVLARMVASWGASAIAAQKIALQIEAVSYLTIGGLQGAVASFIGQNYGAQRGDRIEEGYKVSMKLSAGLGIITTLIFVIFAEPLMKIFIDDEKTLEIGMNYLRIVGLSQVFMCLEIVNSGAYSGIGKPKIASMIGIIFTSLRIPTAFILTKIFGINGVWLTISGTTVVKGLLSTYLFSKERKYNFRR; encoded by the coding sequence ATGAAGAAGTTTAATGATATGACTAAAGAGCCTATAAAAAAGACTCTAATACTTTTGGCTCTTCCTATTATGGGAGCATCTTTTTTTCAGCTTGCTTATGGAATAGTTGATATGCTTTGGATAGGAAAGTTAGGGAGCAGGGCTGTGGCTGCAGTTGGTTCGGCAGCATTTTTTATAAATCTTGGCTTTGGTCTTAATACAATAATAGTAACTGGAGCAGGAATAAAAGTAGCACACAGACTTGGAGCTAAAAAATACCAGGAAGCAGATGAATTTATAAATACGGGATTTATGATGAATATATCTCTGTTTCTTATTTATTTTACTTTTCTTTTTCTCTTTAGGAATATGATAGTTAGGTATTTTAATTTTAATGATACTGGTGTTGAAAACATGGCAAAGCAGTATCTTATGATAACAGGTATAGGAACACTTTTTAAGTTTTCAAACTTTATGTTTGTAAGTATTTTTAATAGTTTTGGTGATAGTAAAACACCTTTTAAGATAAACTGTATAGGTGTTATAATGAATATATTTCTTGATCCTATATTTATTTTTGTCTTTAATATGGGAGTATTCGGAGCAGGACTTGCCACTATGTTCTGTGAGGGAATAAATACTTCTCTTTTTTATATATATTCAAAAAAATATTTTACTATAAAAAGGCAGAAAAAATACAGCATAGAAAAAATAAAGGATATATTCTTTCTTGGATTTCCAAATGGAATTCAGAGAGTACTTTTTACAACAATATCTATTGTTCTTGCTAGAATGGTTGCAAGCTGGGGAGCATCAGCAATTGCAGCACAGAAAATAGCACTTCAGATAGAAGCAGTATCTTACCTTACAATAGGAGGGCTTCAGGGAGCAGTAGCCTCTTTCATAGGACAAAATTATGGGGCTCAGAGAGGTGACAGAATAGAAGAGGGATACAAGGTTTCAATGAAGCTTTCAGCAGGACTTGGTATTATAACAACTCTTATTTTTGTAATTTTTGCAGAGCCACTTATGAAAATATTTATTGATGACGAAAAAACACTGGAAATAGGAATGAATTATTTAAGAATTGTAGGACTTTCTCAAGTGTTTATGTGTCTTGAAATTGTAAATAGTGGAGCATATAGTGGAATAGGAAAACCTAAAATAGCTTCAATGATAGGAATAATTTTTACATCTTTAAGAATACCTACAGCTTTTATTCTTACAAAAATATTTGGAATAAATGGGGTATGGCTGACAATATCAGGTACAACAGTAGTAAAAGGTTTATTGTCAACATATCTTTTCTCAAAAGAAAGAAAATATAATTTTAGGAGGTAA
- the malQ gene encoding 4-alpha-glucanotransferase, translating into MCYIININKLKHKKERLIVMINRSGGVLLHISSLPGKYGIGSFGKEAVNFSKFLKEAGFSWWQTLPFGTTDKCNSPYKSFSAFAGNPLFIDLPSLAEKGLLTEEELKKSEYENPYFVDFEYINKNRYKTLYLAYERISTEEKEKITEFAEKNSFWLPDFALYMTLREKNNDTDWYLWEDEELKFHKKEAVEKAFKEYEKEVLFHEFMQYEFYSQWEKIKNEINKNGIKLIGDMPIYVSLESADVWANRELFDLSEDGSPRLVAGVPPDYFSEEGQMWGNPLYNWDLMKKQNYSWWLKRIENSLLIFDMVRIDHFRGFSAYWAVPAKAETAKSGSWIKGPGMDFFNVVMKKFNNSQIIAEDLGDIDEDVVNLLKETKLPGMRVIQFAFIGDRDSIHLPHNYEKNVIAYTGTHDNNTILGWLWEATPENRKTALDYCNFTGKDWGMGGYYSESCRSVIRTLWQSTAQLTIVPIQDLCGFGSDTKMNQPGIANGNWAFRITEDSLNQIDKEWIKNLNDIYRRK; encoded by the coding sequence ATTTGTTATATTATAAATATAAATAAATTAAAACATAAGAAAGAAAGGCTGATTGTTATGATAAATCGTTCTGGAGGTGTTCTGCTTCATATTTCCTCTCTTCCTGGAAAATATGGAATAGGAAGTTTTGGAAAAGAAGCAGTAAATTTTTCTAAATTTTTAAAAGAAGCTGGTTTTAGCTGGTGGCAGACTCTTCCATTCGGCACAACAGATAAATGTAATTCCCCTTATAAAAGCTTTTCAGCATTTGCAGGAAATCCTCTTTTTATAGATCTTCCTTCCCTTGCAGAAAAAGGACTTTTAACAGAAGAAGAACTAAAAAAAAGTGAATATGAAAATCCATATTTTGTAGACTTTGAATATATTAATAAAAACAGATATAAAACTCTTTATCTTGCATATGAAAGAATAAGCACAGAAGAAAAAGAAAAAATCACAGAATTTGCTGAAAAAAATAGTTTCTGGCTTCCAGATTTTGCTCTTTATATGACTTTAAGAGAAAAAAATAATGATACTGATTGGTATTTATGGGAAGATGAAGAACTTAAATTTCATAAAAAAGAAGCTGTGGAAAAAGCTTTTAAAGAATATGAAAAAGAAGTTCTTTTCCATGAATTTATGCAATATGAATTTTATTCTCAGTGGGAAAAAATTAAAAATGAAATAAATAAAAATGGAATAAAGCTTATAGGAGATATGCCTATATATGTATCCCTTGAAAGTGCTGATGTATGGGCAAATCGTGAGCTTTTTGACCTTTCAGAAGATGGAAGTCCAAGACTTGTTGCAGGTGTTCCTCCTGATTATTTTTCAGAAGAGGGACAAATGTGGGGAAATCCTCTTTATAACTGGGACTTAATGAAAAAACAAAATTATAGTTGGTGGCTTAAAAGAATAGAAAATTCTCTTTTAATCTTTGATATGGTAAGAATAGACCACTTCAGAGGATTCTCTGCTTACTGGGCTGTTCCTGCTAAAGCTGAAACTGCTAAAAGTGGAAGTTGGATAAAAGGGCCTGGAATGGATTTCTTTAATGTGGTAATGAAAAAATTTAATAACTCACAAATCATAGCAGAAGATTTAGGAGATATTGATGAAGATGTTGTAAATCTTTTAAAAGAAACAAAACTTCCTGGAATGAGAGTTATCCAATTTGCCTTTATTGGAGACAGAGACAGCATTCATCTTCCTCATAATTATGAAAAAAATGTCATTGCTTATACTGGAACTCATGATAATAATACAATCTTAGGTTGGCTTTGGGAAGCAACACCTGAAAACAGAAAAACTGCTCTTGATTATTGTAACTTCACTGGAAAAGATTGGGGAATGGGTGGATATTACAGTGAATCTTGCCGTTCTGTTATAAGAACATTATGGCAAAGCACTGCTCAGCTTACAATCGTTCCTATTCAAGATTTATGTGGTTTTGGAAGTGATACAAAAATGAATCAGCCGGGAATTGCAAATGGAAACTGGGCTTTCCGTATAACTGAAGATTCATTAAATCAAATTGACAAAGAGTGGATTAAAAATCTAAACGATATATACAGAAGAAAATAA
- a CDS encoding MarR family winged helix-turn-helix transcriptional regulator has product MKNNDIGFYIRKLNNHIEKYSHSLYSRKDTNECSLSNLWVIDYVSENSDIDIYQKDVEAEFSINRATASKMLSLMEEKKFISRISSSEDGRKKKIKILPEGEKLRGICASLKKEMEQELTSPLSKEEIEILRNLLRKMIKHFED; this is encoded by the coding sequence ATGAAAAATAATGATATAGGATTTTATATAAGAAAACTTAATAACCATATTGAAAAATACAGCCATTCTCTTTATAGCAGAAAAGATACAAATGAATGTTCTCTTTCTAATTTATGGGTAATAGATTATGTAAGTGAAAATTCAGATATAGATATATATCAAAAAGATGTAGAGGCAGAATTTTCAATAAATCGTGCCACTGCTTCTAAAATGCTTTCACTTATGGAGGAAAAGAAATTCATTTCCCGTATTTCTTCTTCAGAAGATGGAAGAAAGAAAAAAATAAAAATTCTTCCTGAAGGGGAAAAGTTAAGAGGAATATGTGCTTCATTGAAAAAAGAGATGGAGCAGGAGCTTACTTCTCCTTTAAGCAAAGAAGAAATAGAAATACTAAGAAATCTTTTAAGAAAAATGATAAAACATTTTGAAGATTAA
- a CDS encoding glutaredoxin domain-containing protein — translation MIKIYGKENCSRCETLKRTLEREGIEFEYTQDLKALMTAASKARIMSAPVVEKDGEFYPMEKFLEVL, via the coding sequence ATGATAAAAATATATGGAAAAGAAAACTGCAGCAGATGTGAAACTTTAAAAAGAACTTTAGAAAGAGAAGGAATTGAATTTGAATATACTCAAGATTTAAAAGCTCTTATGACAGCTGCAAGCAAAGCAAGAATAATGAGTGCACCTGTAGTTGAAAAAGATGGTGAATTTTACCCAATGGAAAAATTCCTAGAGGTTTTATAA